One segment of Macaca fascicularis isolate 582-1 chromosome 2, T2T-MFA8v1.1 DNA contains the following:
- the LOC135969416 gene encoding syncytin-1-like translates to MWGLETRDSVRKRTPKDGQPLTKTKGVKLFQSPREPAASESKKMKPNMKFLWRIIALYNIVTVYAGFGDPRKAKELLRKQYGQPCDCRGGQISEPPSDRITQVTCTGKTAYLMPNQLWKCKSTPRDTSPSGPLLECPCSSFLSSVHSSCYTSYQQCKSGNRTYYTATLLKTQIGGINDVQVLGSTNKLVQSPCNGQKGKPVCWSTTAPIHISDGGGPLDIARIKTVQKKLEEIHKAPYPELQYHPLALPELRDNFRLDAQTFDILNATYNLLQMSNTSLAHDCWLCLKMGPPIPLAIPNLSLPYVNYSNESLVNNSCPITPPALVQPMTFSNSSCLFSPSYNNTKEIDLGYVVFGNCTSIINATNPLCAINGSVSVCGNNMAYTYLPTNWTGLCVLATLLPDIDIIPGDEPIPISAIEHFIYRPKRAIQFIPLLAGLGITTAFTTGATGLGVSLTQYTKLSNQLISDVRTLSSTIQDLQDQVDLLAEVVLQNRRGLDLLMAEQGGICLALQEKCCFYANKSGIVRDKIKTLQEELEKHRKGLAANPLWTGLDGLLPYLLLFLGPLLTLLLFLTLGPIILNKLMAFVRQQIEAFQAKPIQVHYHRLEMTENGESYLP, encoded by the exons ATGTGGGGCCTGGAAACGAGGGACTCCgtgaggaagaggacgccaaagGACGGTCAACCGCTAACGAAgacaaaaggagtcaaactcttccaatcaccgcgggaacctgccgcgtcagaatcgaag aaaatgaagcctaacatgaaattcctttggagaataatcgctctatataacatagtgacagtctatgcaggttttggtgaccctcgtaaggcaaaagaattattacgaaaacaatacggccagccttgtgactgcagagggggacaaatatctgaacctccgtcagatagaatcacccaggtgacctgcacgggcaagacagcttacctaatgccaaaccagttatggaaatgtaagtctaccccaagagatacctcacctagcgggccgctcctagaatgcccttgtagctctttcctatcttctgtacatagttcctgttatacctcctatcaacaatgcaaatcaggcaatagaacatattatacggccacgttactaaaaacacaaattggAGGCATCAATGACGTACAAGTATTAGGATCCactaataaacttgtacaatctccttgtaacggccaaaaaggaaagcctgtttgttggagcactaccgcccccattcacatttctgatggaggaggcccattagatattgcaagaattaaaaccgtccagaaaaaattagaagaaattcataaagctccatatcctgaacttcaatatcaccctttagccctgcctgagcttagagataattttaggctcgatgcccaaacctttgatatcctcaatgctacttacaatttacttcaaatgtccaatacaagcctggcccacgattgttggctttgtcttaaaatgggcccccctattcctctagccatacctaacctttcattgccctatgtcaattactcaaatgaatccttagtaaataattcctgtcctattACTCCCCCCGCCTTAGTTCAACCGATGAcgttttctaattcctcttgcctcttttcaccatcatataataacactaaagaaattgatttaggctatgttgtgtttggcaactgtacttccataatcaatgccaccaaccctttgtgtgctataaatggctcggtttccgtttgtggaaacaacatggcatatacgtatctacctacaaattggacaggactttgtgttctggccactcttctccccgacattgatatcatccctggagatgaacctatccccatctccgctattgaacattttatttatagaccaaaacgagccatacaatttattcccttgttggctggactaggaatcaccactgcttttactacaggagccacaggcctaggagtctcactaacccaatatactaaattatccaatcaattaaTCTCAGATGTACGGACCTTATCCAGTACTATACAAGATTTACAAGACCAAGTAGACTTGTTAGCTGAAGTAGTTCTCCAAAATAGAAGAGGTCTAGATTTGTTAATggcagaacagggagggatatgtttggctttacaggaaaagtgctgtttttacgccaacaaatccggaatcgtcagagataagataaaaactttgcaagaagaactagaaaagcacaGAAAAGGCCTGGCCGCCAATCCACTATGGACTggactcgatggacttctcccctatctcctgctatttcttggtcctttactcactcttctactcttcctcactctcgggcctataatccttaataagcttatggcatttgtcagacaacaaatcgaggccttccaggccaaacctatacaggttcattatcatcgccttgagatgactgaaaatggtgagtcttatttaccttaa